In Uranotaenia lowii strain MFRU-FL unplaced genomic scaffold, ASM2978415v1 HiC_scaffold_500, whole genome shotgun sequence, the following are encoded in one genomic region:
- the LOC129760196 gene encoding uncharacterized protein LOC129760196, producing the protein ITFNCLNRFTDAFPGRYQDLPKKDGYVPVYIRVGNTPLEQINRDLAAAFQDSNARSIRGTLIQQLNRNTRFSSESSSASSEEIGNIIAKGMRAHLRNQTDPNSSSNESNSSEQIGNEIASLKAALATNKVN; encoded by the exons ATAACCTTCAACTGTCTGAACCGTTTTACAGATGCATTCCCGGGAAGGTATCAAGATTTGCCCAAGAAGGACGGATATGTGCCGGTGTACATTCGCGTAGGAAACACGCCCTTGGAACAAATCAACCGGGATTTGGCTGCGGCCTTCCAGGACAGCAATGCTCGTAGCATTCGAGGAACATTGATCCAG CAACTTAACCGCAATACACGTTTCTCGTCGGAATCGAGCAGCGCCTCGAGCGAGGAAATTGGAAACATCATTGCCAAGGGAATGCGTGCCCACCTGCGAAACCAGACTGATCCCAATTCCAGCTCCAACGAATCGAACTCATCTGAGCAAATCGGAAATGAAATAGCATCGCTCAAGGCAGCTTTGGCCACCAACAAAGTAAACTAA